One region of Bubalus kerabau isolate K-KA32 ecotype Philippines breed swamp buffalo chromosome 6, PCC_UOA_SB_1v2, whole genome shotgun sequence genomic DNA includes:
- the CTXND2 gene encoding cortexin domain containing 2, with protein sequence MDDSSLPSVDVDKGFAIAFVVLLFLFLIVMIFRCAKLVKNPYEASSTATEPSLS encoded by the coding sequence ATGGATGATTCAAGCCTGCCCAGTGTTGATGTAGACAAAggctttgccattgcctttgttGTTCTCCTGTTTCTCTTCCTAATAGTGATGATTTTTCGGTGTGCCAAGTTGGTGAAGAATCCCTATGAGGCCAGCTCTACAGCTACGGAACCATCTCTGAGCTGA